The Tepidisphaeraceae bacterium genomic sequence GGTGTCGTTGCTGCGGGCTTCGCCTCTCCCGCTTCCGGTTTGGCCGCGCTGCCCGTCGCCACTGCACCACCGGATGGCTTGAACCCCTTCTTCACATCCTCCGGCTTCTCAGAACCGGTCGCGATCACGCCCAGCACCGCCCCTACTGGCGCCTTGCCCCCTTCGACGATCGCGATGACCGCCAGCGTGCCGCTCTCGAACGATTCCATCGGCATCACGGCCTTGTCCGTCTCGACGTCGGCGATCTCTTCGCCGGCTTTTACCTTGTCGCCTTCCTTCTTGTGCCATTTGACGACCGTGCCTTCGGTCATGGTGTCGGACAGCTGTGGCATCGTGATTTCTGCGGGCATCGTATTGGTCTCCGTCTATCGTTAAGTAAGGCGTCGGATGATAGGGAAACCGCCGCCCGTTGTCATGTTGCGCTGCAGGTCGGCCGGTCGCGCAATCCGCCGTTTGTGGCAGGTTCGAACTCGATCTTGCCAGCGGTTGCGTTCCCCGGCTGGAACCATTCGATTGTTTTGTAAGCGCGTTCACCTCAACAGTGGGCCGGACATCGCGTACAATGATTCGTTACGCCCAATGTCGTCACAACTGGATATCCTCGCGCTCGAACCGTTTTACGGGGGCGCTCGCCGCGTGATGCTGGAAACGGTGATGCGCTACAGCCGTCACCGCTGGACGCTGCTGAAGCTGCCACCGCGTCGAATCGAGCGCCGGTTATCGGTGGCGGCCCACTGGTTCGCGGAACAGCTTCAACGGCACTGGTCGGGCAAAATCGACCTCGTCTTCACGAGCGAAGCGCTGAACCTCGCCGACCTGCTACGGCTGGTGCCGAAGCTGTCGAAGAAGCCGACGATCGCCTACTTCCACGATAACCAGTTGCCCGACGTAACGGCTACCGGCAGTCAGCCGTTGGACTTCGTCAACATCAACACCGCATCGGTCGCCGACGAGGTTTGGTTCAACAGCGTCTTCCACCTCAAGACGTTCCTGGCCCGCGCCAATGCGCTGCTCGCACGGCACCCCGAGTACGCTGCGCTCAGCCCGATGGCGACGTTGGCCGGCAAGGTGCACGTAATGCCACCGTCGATCGACACGGGCGACATTCAGCAGCATCGCAAGGGCGCGTTGATGCCTCGGCCGACGCGCAGCATCTTCGTCGACACGCGCGACGCCGACGTGCGCCTGCTGAACGCCGCCATCGGCATGCTGCAGCGGCGCGGCGAGAAGTTCGACCTGACGACGATCGGCCCCGTCGACGGGCTCGACCCCAGCCTGGAACGCCGAACGCTGCCGGAGCAGGACCACCACGCCCATGTCCAGGCGCTGTTTGCATCCGGCGTCTACCTGAGTTCCAAACCGGGCGCCATGTCTGACTTCCACGCGATCCGCGCGCTGTCGGCCGGC encodes the following:
- a CDS encoding DUF3524 domain-containing protein — its product is MSSQLDILALEPFYGGARRVMLETVMRYSRHRWTLLKLPPRRIERRLSVAAHWFAEQLQRHWSGKIDLVFTSEALNLADLLRLVPKLSKKPTIAYFHDNQLPDVTATGSQPLDFVNINTASVADEVWFNSVFHLKTFLARANALLARHPEYAALSPMATLAGKVHVMPPSIDTGDIQQHRKGALMPRPTRSIFVDTRDADVRLLNAAIGMLQRRGEKFDLTTIGPVDGLDPSLERRTLPEQDHHAHVQALFASGVYLSSKPGAMSDFHAIRALSAGCWPVFPRGGVYPELLPPTIHSSCLFEPVAERMASRMQDAWYLERPDGYQLQLTELLKRFDPVTACRAMDQRLEETAVRHVVSK